GCTCCGGTGACAACAGCCAGCGGGGCGGGGCGGATTATGGTTAAAGTGCTTCAATCAGCCGATAAGAAATAGGATCATTCAAGAAGGGAAGGACCTATTTCTTATTATGGAAAGCAAGCATCGATACAACCAAGGTGGCGAACGAAATCATCAAAGTTAACGCTTCATTCACGCCCATACTTTCACCTCCTTTTCTTCCGCCCCCTTGTCAGCTGGTATTGTAATATATAATATGCCAAATGCTTACATAAAAAGAACTAATTATAGGAAGCGCTTTCACGATTTATTCATAAATATTTGAAAATATCGTCAAATTGAGCAGTTATTTAAAAATTTAAAACAGCTGTAAACGTAGAAGCTTGTATCTATCAACGGGACAGGTGTCTTTTTCGTGTGATATTATAGATGTCACTGATATTGATAGGAAGGCAGGCATGAGCATCACATGAACACAAGATCAGGCAAGTTGTTTGAACAAATGAAGGACCAGGTACTGAACATTATCTTGGAGAGCGGATTAAAACCTCATGACCCGTTACCCTCTGAGGGAGAGCTTGCGGATCGCTTTGGAGTCAGTCGAATGACCGGGAAGCTGGCACTTCAAGCGTTGCAGGAGGAAGGAATCGTGTATCGTCTTCCGAGAAGAGGAACCTTTCTGGCGGATGTGGAACTGGAAGAGTTGAGACAATCGGCAGGTATGAAACTGGCGTATGACTCCAAGCATCCCCGGCGTACCGGTCATTATATTGCTCTGATTGTACCTTCGATCGATGATTATGTCGGTAGCATCATAACTTCTGTCGAACTGGCAGCAAAAGAACAGGGGTTCGAAGTAGTTATCAAAGTTACGGGAGATGAAGCGGCTGAGGCTAAGGCTGTCCGAAGTCTTTCCCGCCAGTCCGATATAACCGGCATCCTGCTGTTTCCGGTCGATCGAAAAATATGCGGCGATCATCTTCTCCGTCTGAAGCTTCAGAAATATCCGATCGTTATTCTGGACCGCCAATTCAATGAAATTGGCTTTGATAGTGTAAGCCACGACCATTACCGCGGTGCCTATGATATGACTTCACATCTGCTGCGTATCGGTCACCGGGAAATCGGGTTTATTACGAGTCATATGAACAAGGTTAGAAGTCGGGAGGAGCGCTATCAAGGATACATAGACGCTCTGCTGGAATGGAAAGTGGAGATACATGCAGATCGGATGCTTTTTATGGAAGTCAATGAGACAGGACTAACGGGAGTAACAGCCAAGCAGACCGCTATTCAAACGTTTCTTAACACAGACTGTAAGCTTACAGCTGTATTTTGCTCGGATGATTTTCTTGCGATGTCCACGT
Above is a window of Paenibacillus uliginis N3/975 DNA encoding:
- a CDS encoding putative holin-like toxin, which codes for MGVNEALTLMISFATLVVSMLAFHNKK
- a CDS encoding GntR family transcriptional regulator, with product MNTRSGKLFEQMKDQVLNIILESGLKPHDPLPSEGELADRFGVSRMTGKLALQALQEEGIVYRLPRRGTFLADVELEELRQSAGMKLAYDSKHPRRTGHYIALIVPSIDDYVGSIITSVELAAKEQGFEVVIKVTGDEAAEAKAVRSLSRQSDITGILLFPVDRKICGDHLLRLKLQKYPIVILDRQFNEIGFDSVSHDHYRGAYDMTSHLLRIGHREIGFITSHMNKVRSREERYQGYIDALLEWKVEIHADRMLFMEVNETGLTGVTAKQTAIQTFLNTDCKLTAVFCSDDFLAMSTLNAALSLGFKLPERLSIAGFSNHSVLQYAQLRMTTVGQPMNDFGSSAVRLVMDRLDNPDGDPVTIRLKTELMTSDSTMSVI